GCAAATCGCTAATGCGTCCGTTGGTGCAACTTCCAATGAAGCAGACATCAACTTTAGTCCCCTTGATGGGTGCGCCTGGAATCAGATCCATATAATGGTAAGCTTCTTCAGCAATAAACCTTTCCTGTTCTGGCAGTTCTTCGGGCTTGGGTACGAGTTCGTTCACTCCAATCCCTTGACCCGGTGTAATACCCCAGGTAACGGTTGGGGGAATGTCAGCAGCATCAAAGACAACGACATCGTCGTACTCTGCATCAGCATCGCTGCGGATGGAGTTCCACCAAGCAATGGCTTCATCCCAATCTTTTCCTTTGGGGGCAAAGTCTCTATCCTTAAGATAATCGTAGGTGATTTGGTCGGGATTGACGTAACCGCAACGAGCACCACCTTCAATGGACATATTGCAAACGGTCATCCGTTCTTCCATGTTCATTTGCTCAAAGGTTGTGCCTGCATACTCATAGGCATATCCTACACCGCCTTTGACTCCAAGAGTTCGGATGATGTGGAGAACGACATCTTTGGCATAGACACCTGGTTTTAAAGTGCCGTTAACTTCAATTTTCCGCACTTTCAGCTTTGATAGAGCTAAGGTTTGAGATGCTAAAACGTCTCTAACTTGGCTGGTTCCAATTCCAAATGCGATCGCTCCAAATGCACCATGACTTGATGTGTGGCTATCTCCGCAAGCGATGGTCATTCCCGGTTGGCTTAATCCTAGCTCTGGAGCAATCACGTGAACAATACCCTGACTTCCAGAACCTATATTATAAAATTTTATCCCATTTTCTTGACAATTTTGCTCTAGCGATCGCATCATTTCTTCTGCTAAGCTATCTGCAAACGGACGTGCCTGATTGTCAGTGGGAACAATATGATCCACAGTAGCGACAGTCAATTCTGGAAAGAGTGGCTTTAGACCCCGTTCCCGTAACATAGCAAAAGCTTGAGGACTAGTCACTTCATGAATTAAGTGCAATCCAATAAAGAGTTGTGTATGCCCTGAAGGAAGTATACCAACAGTGTGTGAGTCCCACACTTTGTCAAATAAAGTACATTTACTCATAAACCCACAATCTATATTTTTCGAGACAATCAAGTTTTTACTGAGAGAATTTAGCTTCCGCAGAAGTCGGGATTTTTATCTTACCATCAATGCCTTACTGGTTTATACATAGCGTGCGATTCAACGTCATCTTTGTATTGTTGATGTAATACGGCTGAACCCCATCTAAAGCTGTCCTTTTTGACAAACAAAATATAATCCACTAATATTCTGACTGGGTATGTAAGCATCAATTTGACGTACCAATTCTTTCATTAATCCCTTTTTTACCAGTTGCTCATGAGTTTTCTTCCAACCACTCTCTTCATTTTCAAACCAATTCAAAC
This genomic interval from Scytonema hofmannii PCC 7110 contains the following:
- the leuC gene encoding 3-isopropylmalate dehydratase large subunit; this encodes MSKCTLFDKVWDSHTVGILPSGHTQLFIGLHLIHEVTSPQAFAMLRERGLKPLFPELTVATVDHIVPTDNQARPFADSLAEEMMRSLEQNCQENGIKFYNIGSGSQGIVHVIAPELGLSQPGMTIACGDSHTSSHGAFGAIAFGIGTSQVRDVLASQTLALSKLKVRKIEVNGTLKPGVYAKDVVLHIIRTLGVKGGVGYAYEYAGTTFEQMNMEERMTVCNMSIEGGARCGYVNPDQITYDYLKDRDFAPKGKDWDEAIAWWNSIRSDADAEYDDVVVFDAADIPPTVTWGITPGQGIGVNELVPKPEELPEQERFIAEEAYHYMDLIPGAPIKGTKVDVCFIGSCTNGRISDLREAAKIAKGRQVAEGVKAFVVPGSERVKQQAEVEGLDKIFLEAGFEWREPGCSMCLAMNPDKLQGRQMSASSSNRNFKGRQGSASGRTLLMSPAMVATAAIKGEVSDVRELLS